The following proteins come from a genomic window of Streptomyces liliiviolaceus:
- a CDS encoding WD40 repeat domain-containing protein — MSFTPASIRTRNGSPRPPHANTTPPNAPASPTNDTCPSPPPQHCTAPLAGHRDSVLSVASPLDGTWLGTTSTDTAVRIWDVSNVRTVPVARSQGLLAPCS; from the coding sequence GTGTCCTTCACACCCGCCTCGATACGCACCCGCAATGGCAGCCCCAGACCACCGCACGCCAACACCACCCCGCCCAACGCCCCTGCCTCACCAACCAATGACACTTGCCCGTCGCCCCCGCCCCAGCACTGCACCGCCCCCCTCGCCGGCCACCGCGACTCGGTGTTGTCGGTGGCGAGCCCACTGGACGGAACCTGGCTCGGCACCACCAGCACCGACACAGCGGTGCGGATCTGGGACGTCTCGAATGTGCGCACCGTGCCTGTAGCACGATCCCAAGGCCTGCTGGCCCCATGTTCCTGA
- a CDS encoding class I SAM-dependent methyltransferase, with protein MSRWRDLTGGVSGGEYAARFEALARSGKDMHGEAAFCAALVPAAARVLDAGCGTGRVMIRLSELGYDCVGVDLDASMLEVARAQAPELPWLQADLAEFDPARFGIAADFDLVVAAGNVLPLLAPGTEAAVVDRLAATLRPGGLLVAGFGLDAAHLPVPPTTTLPEYDACCAAAGLVPVDRFATWDGAPYDGGGYAVSVHRLDV; from the coding sequence ATGAGTCGTTGGCGGGACCTGACCGGTGGAGTGTCCGGTGGCGAGTACGCCGCGCGATTCGAGGCGTTGGCCCGGAGCGGGAAGGACATGCACGGGGAGGCCGCGTTCTGTGCTGCTCTCGTGCCGGCGGCGGCCCGTGTGCTCGACGCGGGGTGCGGCACCGGAAGGGTCATGATCCGACTGTCGGAGCTCGGGTACGACTGCGTCGGCGTCGACCTGGATGCCTCGATGCTGGAAGTGGCGCGGGCCCAGGCGCCCGAACTTCCCTGGTTGCAGGCCGATCTCGCGGAGTTCGATCCGGCGCGGTTCGGTATCGCCGCGGACTTCGACCTCGTGGTCGCCGCCGGTAACGTCCTGCCGCTGCTCGCTCCCGGGACGGAGGCCGCGGTGGTCGACCGCCTGGCCGCGACCCTGCGTCCGGGCGGCCTGCTGGTCGCGGGCTTCGGGCTGGACGCGGCCCACCTGCCCGTGCCGCCCACCACTACGCTGCCGGAGTACGACGCCTGCTGTGCCGCGGCCGGCCTCGTTCCCGTCGACCGCTTCGCCACCTGGGACGGCGCTCCCTACGACGGCGGCGGTTACGCGGTCAGCGTCCATCGCCTCGATGTGTGA